One Dissulfuribacter thermophilus DNA window includes the following coding sequences:
- the ilvN gene encoding acetolactate synthase small subunit has translation MRHTLSVLVENNPGALSRIAGLFSGRGFNIESLCVAPTLDPSLSHLTLVTTGDDFIIEQIIKQLNRLIDVYKVVDVSEGEFVEREMALIKVKAEDETRAEVLRMCDIFRCKVVDVSPKTYTIEVTGPESKLKAVIELLKPIGIKEIARTGTIAMVREKKTA, from the coding sequence ATGAGACACACATTATCCGTCTTAGTGGAAAATAATCCTGGAGCCCTCTCCAGGATCGCAGGGCTTTTTAGTGGAAGGGGCTTCAATATTGAGTCCTTGTGCGTGGCTCCCACACTTGACCCCAGTCTTTCTCATTTGACCCTTGTGACTACAGGGGATGATTTTATTATTGAACAGATTATTAAGCAGCTCAATCGACTCATTGATGTCTACAAAGTTGTAGATGTGAGTGAGGGCGAATTTGTTGAGCGTGAGATGGCCCTTATAAAGGTCAAGGCAGAAGATGAGACGAGGGCAGAGGTCTTGAGGATGTGCGATATCTTCAGGTGCAAAGTAGTGGATGTAAGTCCCAAGACCTATACAATAGAGGTAACTGGTCCTGAGTCAAAGCTTAAGGCCGTAATAGAACTCCTAAAACCAATTGGTATAAAAGAAATCGCACGTACTGGCACCATTGCCATGGTTCGTGAAAAGAAGACTGCTTAG
- a CDS encoding ABC transporter substrate-binding protein translates to MSYCETDSCGGPQYRGVLDALQHEGLNKAKITRYFLNSKTLKKDELKEKIRIAKFIHEKLNPDVAIAIDDLAFQVLAPYYVKSNHGYLIFTGTNISPEEYNRRFSFHKNRIPTKRITGVYEKLFIKKQLKFFSLLMKKKIGKIAILYSDDPVGNMVKNQIIDEIKGSSYEGIVFPVKVSTLAEAIKAAKEIQEDDEVKAYFPITLSLKDNVSNRHLTINEIAPILTTIIKKPDLTVNASFVDLGFWGGVSVDFYHMGYEAGELACLLLKGYDIKKIKIRDAKRAIIVINLKRNRELNIKIPTVVMGMVDRFIQ, encoded by the coding sequence ATGAGTTATTGTGAAACTGATTCATGTGGAGGCCCACAATATAGGGGAGTTCTAGATGCATTGCAACATGAGGGCCTTAATAAAGCAAAAATTACACGTTATTTTTTAAACTCAAAGACCCTTAAAAAAGATGAGCTAAAAGAGAAAATCAGAATTGCCAAATTTATACATGAGAAACTCAACCCCGACGTGGCAATCGCCATTGACGACCTTGCCTTCCAGGTATTGGCTCCTTATTACGTTAAATCAAATCATGGATATCTAATATTCACAGGGACAAATATTTCACCTGAAGAATATAATAGGCGTTTTTCGTTCCATAAAAACAGAATTCCCACAAAACGTATAACTGGTGTCTATGAAAAATTATTTATCAAAAAACAACTCAAATTCTTCTCCCTTTTGATGAAGAAAAAAATTGGCAAAATTGCCATCCTTTATTCTGATGATCCTGTTGGGAATATGGTAAAAAATCAAATTATTGATGAAATTAAGGGTTCGTCCTACGAAGGCATAGTCTTTCCTGTAAAGGTATCCACCTTAGCAGAAGCAATAAAAGCGGCAAAGGAGATTCAAGAAGACGATGAGGTCAAGGCCTATTTCCCTATTACACTATCCCTAAAGGATAATGTGTCAAATAGACATTTGACCATTAATGAAATAGCCCCAATACTTACGACAATAATCAAAAAACCAGATTTAACTGTAAATGCATCTTTCGTAGACCTAGGGTTTTGGGGAGGAGTCAGTGTAGATTTTTATCACATGGGCTATGAGGCAGGAGAACTTGCATGCCTGCTCCTTAAAGGGTATGACATAAAAAAAATAAAGATAAGAGATGCCAAAAGGGCAATTATAGTCATTAATCTCAAGAGAAATAGAGAATTAAACATCAAAATTCCAACTGTTGTCATGGGGATGGTTGACAGGTTCATACAGTGA
- the leuC gene encoding 3-isopropylmalate dehydratase large subunit, giving the protein MPRKMTIAEKILAAHSHQSEVRPGELIQVDVDVALGNDITAPIAIKIIEDSGIDKVFDAEKIALVADHFTPNKDIKSAEQVRMVREFSKRFGITHFYEGGEVGVEHCLLPEKGIVLPGDVVIGADSHTCTYGALGAFATGVGSTDLAATMITGKTWFKVPESIKFIYKGELRPWVTGKDLILYTIGDIGVDGALYMAMEFTGPVIEALGMADRFTMSNMAIEAGGKAGLVNPDETTLAYVKDRARREYKVYTSDEGAEYTKVIEYDCSKIEPQVAFPHLPENTKGISEVGSVPIDQVVIGSCTNGRIEDLRIAAKVIKGRKVAKGIRLIVLPATPEIYSMALEEGLIKIFLEAGAIIGPPTCGPCLGGHMGILAKGERALATTNRNFVGRMGHPESEVYLANPAIAAASAVLGRIGSPDEL; this is encoded by the coding sequence ATGCCAAGAAAAATGACTATAGCCGAAAAGATTCTTGCTGCACATTCGCATCAAAGTGAAGTCAGACCTGGTGAATTGATTCAAGTTGATGTTGATGTGGCCCTTGGAAACGACATTACAGCTCCGATTGCCATAAAAATCATAGAAGATTCTGGTATAGACAAGGTCTTTGATGCGGAAAAGATAGCACTTGTTGCAGATCACTTCACGCCAAATAAGGATATAAAGAGTGCTGAACAGGTTCGGATGGTAAGAGAATTTTCTAAACGTTTTGGGATCACTCATTTCTATGAAGGCGGAGAAGTAGGTGTTGAACACTGTCTCTTGCCTGAAAAGGGTATAGTACTACCTGGTGATGTTGTAATAGGAGCTGATAGCCATACCTGTACATACGGCGCTCTCGGGGCATTTGCTACAGGAGTGGGAAGTACTGATCTTGCTGCCACTATGATCACTGGAAAGACGTGGTTCAAGGTCCCTGAATCTATAAAATTTATCTATAAAGGTGAGCTTAGACCCTGGGTAACAGGTAAGGATCTAATTTTGTATACCATTGGTGATATAGGAGTTGATGGTGCGCTTTATATGGCAATGGAGTTTACAGGGCCAGTAATTGAGGCACTGGGCATGGCCGATCGCTTTACCATGTCTAATATGGCCATAGAGGCTGGAGGAAAGGCAGGCCTTGTAAATCCAGATGAAACTACCCTTGCCTACGTAAAGGATAGGGCAAGGCGTGAATATAAAGTTTATACCAGTGATGAAGGGGCTGAATATACGAAAGTTATAGAATACGATTGTTCAAAGATAGAACCTCAGGTTGCATTTCCCCATCTTCCTGAAAACACCAAAGGGATTTCAGAAGTAGGCTCTGTCCCAATTGACCAGGTAGTTATTGGGAGTTGTACAAATGGAAGGATAGAAGATTTGAGAATTGCCGCCAAGGTCATTAAAGGAAGAAAAGTGGCAAAAGGTATTCGGTTGATTGTGCTTCCTGCTACCCCAGAAATCTATAGCATGGCCCTTGAAGAGGGTCTAATAAAGATATTCCTGGAAGCTGGGGCTATTATAGGGCCTCCAACTTGCGGTCCCTGTCTTGGGGGACACATGGGAATACTTGCCAAAGGTGAAAGGGCACTTGCCACTACCAACCGAAATTTTGTTGGAAGAATGGGGCACCCTGAAAGTGAAGTATATTTGGCAAATCCCGCCATAGCAGCAGCAAGTGCTGTACTTGGCAGGATTGGAAGTCCGGATGAGCTATAG
- a CDS encoding phosphatidylserine decarboxylase family protein: protein MKDIRIPVAKEGVPFIGTLVFWALIFAILGLKWEAALTGVLACFTLYFFRDPERVSPTGRDVVCSPADGRVIRIEEVTSGPNVDGPVMQISIFMNIFNCHVNRSPIGGKVREISYRKGSFWPADHKKAFTKNEHNCLVIEDECGRLLEVVQVAGLIARRIVCWAEPGDQLRLGDRIGLIRFGSRVDVYLPKDANISVKVGQKVFAGETIIARW from the coding sequence TTGAAAGATATACGAATTCCAGTTGCTAAAGAAGGGGTCCCGTTTATCGGGACCCTTGTATTTTGGGCCTTAATATTTGCGATCCTCGGATTAAAATGGGAAGCAGCCTTAACGGGAGTACTCGCATGTTTTACGCTCTATTTTTTTAGGGATCCCGAAAGGGTATCTCCAACAGGCAGAGATGTCGTTTGTTCACCAGCTGACGGAAGGGTTATCAGGATTGAAGAGGTGACAAGTGGTCCCAATGTTGATGGACCAGTGATGCAGATTAGCATCTTTATGAACATCTTCAATTGCCACGTAAACAGGAGCCCAATAGGAGGAAAGGTACGGGAAATCTCTTACAGAAAGGGAAGTTTCTGGCCAGCAGATCACAAGAAGGCATTTACAAAGAATGAACATAATTGTTTAGTTATAGAGGATGAATGTGGTAGACTTTTAGAGGTGGTTCAGGTGGCTGGACTTATCGCTAGGAGGATCGTCTGCTGGGCAGAACCAGGTGATCAGTTGCGTTTAGGGGATCGAATTGGTCTGATCAGGTTCGGCTCAAGGGTAGATGTATACCTTCCAAAAGATGCAAATATTTCGGTAAAAGTTGGGCAAAAGGTTTTTGCTGGTGAAACTATAATAGCGAGGTGGTAA
- a CDS encoding 2-isopropylmalate synthase, with the protein MKNIIIFDTTLRDGEQSPGVSLNMEEKLRIGRALEKLGVDVIEAGFPVASPGDFEGVKRLSQELRGLQVAALARANKKDIDTAWEAIKDGANPRIHTFIATSDIHLRAKLRKSREEVLEIARDAVKYASKYTSNIEFSAEDASRSDLDYLCKVFEAVIDAGATTINFPDTVGYAIPWDFARMIKYVVENTPNIHKAVLSVHCHNDLGLATANVLSAIANGARQVECTVNGIGERAGNTAMEEVVMAIRTRHDLLPYYTNINTKHITATSRLVSQLTGMPVQPNKAIVGANAFAHESGIHQDGVLKDRQTYEIMNPEDVGLESGELVLGKHSGRHAIKAKLEELGYELKSEEIDKVFEKFKAQCDKKKEVFPEDLAAIVAEEIWRIPDKFSLSYLHVAGGSGIRPTATVAIKIDGVEYATAEMGTGPIDAAFRAVSSLTKTKSRLLRFQVSSITGGTDALGEVSIRLEEDGYIVTGQGADPDIITASVKAYLNALNRVERMKANPNSGQKRAVI; encoded by the coding sequence ATGAAGAACATTATAATATTTGATACAACCCTTAGAGATGGTGAGCAATCTCCTGGAGTATCTCTCAACATGGAGGAGAAACTCCGGATTGGAAGGGCACTTGAAAAACTTGGGGTCGATGTCATTGAAGCTGGATTCCCCGTGGCATCTCCTGGGGACTTTGAAGGGGTGAAGCGTCTTAGTCAGGAACTCAGGGGACTTCAAGTAGCGGCTCTTGCAAGGGCAAATAAAAAGGATATTGATACTGCATGGGAGGCTATTAAAGACGGTGCCAATCCTAGGATCCACACATTCATTGCAACTAGCGACATTCACCTTAGGGCAAAATTAAGGAAATCTAGGGAAGAGGTGCTGGAGATAGCACGGGATGCCGTAAAATATGCAAGTAAGTATACCTCAAATATAGAATTTAGTGCTGAAGATGCCTCTCGAAGCGATTTAGACTATCTATGTAAGGTCTTTGAAGCCGTAATTGATGCAGGTGCAACCACTATAAACTTTCCAGATACGGTAGGATATGCTATCCCCTGGGACTTCGCGAGGATGATCAAGTATGTTGTTGAAAATACGCCAAATATCCATAAGGCAGTTTTGAGCGTGCATTGTCATAATGATCTTGGACTTGCCACTGCCAACGTACTCTCTGCCATAGCCAATGGAGCTAGACAGGTAGAATGTACAGTTAATGGAATAGGAGAGAGGGCTGGCAATACTGCAATGGAAGAGGTGGTGATGGCAATTAGGACCAGGCACGATCTCCTTCCATATTATACCAATATCAATACCAAACACATAACAGCTACAAGCCGTCTTGTTAGCCAGCTCACTGGCATGCCAGTTCAGCCCAATAAGGCCATAGTTGGGGCAAATGCCTTTGCCCATGAATCTGGAATACATCAGGACGGAGTACTTAAGGACAGACAGACTTATGAAATTATGAATCCAGAGGACGTGGGTCTTGAGAGCGGAGAGCTCGTACTTGGAAAACACTCTGGAAGACATGCCATCAAGGCGAAACTGGAAGAGCTTGGATATGAACTAAAGAGTGAGGAAATCGACAAGGTTTTTGAAAAGTTCAAGGCACAATGCGACAAGAAAAAAGAGGTCTTTCCAGAAGATCTAGCGGCTATTGTGGCTGAGGAGATATGGAGAATTCCAGACAAATTTTCCCTTTCATATCTGCACGTAGCAGGAGGGAGTGGAATTAGGCCTACAGCCACAGTTGCAATAAAGATAGATGGCGTAGAATATGCTACAGCTGAGATGGGTACAGGACCAATTGATGCAGCTTTTAGGGCGGTTTCATCACTTACCAAGACTAAGAGCAGACTTTTGAGGTTCCAGGTAAGTTCCATAACAGGTGGGACAGATGCCCTTGGAGAAGTAAGTATTCGTCTAGAAGAAGACGGCTATATTGTAACTGGCCAAGGAGCAGATCCTGATATAATAACTGCAAGTGTTAAGGCATACTTGAATGCACTGAATCGTGTGGAGAGGATGAAGGCAAATCCCAATTCAGGGCAAAAAAGGGCAGTGATTTGA
- a CDS encoding ATP-binding protein, whose translation MIDHFLPIVNIIVICLSFFLAALLIDVKRFVGKDAFQYKGRLFFISLVSYGVIKAIRLFAPYCPPSQTYFSISAVLPAVIAMLHLLLRKRAPVIYKTLIFIAIILPLINIVRNLPSVTFLSLFIISGTWFFFSDQRKYAKQRRVSQVLAATGAILLLLLGAEFLFSDFAPRFTGVLVLIELIILLLSLIFVFNSLYSKNLNIQFYTFLFLILLSGFIAFYFINHFTLDYKRQYLKNSRSELKIFRERIIEFEDRCYKELKLLASHPVVKNAISLGEKGWTGLSLLEMELGASTIFIMDKTGTIIASSSDSFIGKNLGFRKYFKEAINGKSNIYFGKGITTNRVGAYFARPLTDKTGSISHVLVMKMPFENIIKSGFNALGAIMINRDGGVLLGPVEMVDNTLFDIEPERLDALRKSKIFGNAALTSLKFKRISPELLIDNKGKKYFFITLPIEQGQWFLAQLVPYKKILQKTGSLVAVYFVLLCSFVLLALKYFHNKEWIIQLDKEISLRKRAEGLQYLLTSIIEKGSEGVIITDKNGIIEYTNSAISKITGYSREELPGKNIRLFKSGIHGQDFYVTMGAQLKKGHSWHGRMTNKRKDGTFYEADVTIFPILDETNQKKYVCIQRDVTNEVQLERQLFQAQKMEAIGTLAGGVAHDFNNLLTALQGYAEIGILKLEPDAPVQKYFKQILSVCKKASQLVKQLLIFSRQEVSEKVRLNLNTTIEELFKMLNRLIGENINITLRLSPELPDINADPVNIEQILVNLVVNARDAMPGGGEITIETSVIEIDDEQAQSIPNAQSGKYVRLSIEDTGEGIPRKIVDKIFDPFFTTKGPGKGTGLGLSVVYSIVKQHGGWVNVYSELQKGTVFKIYFPIAQNTHQEPIDKAEETSKDIDGQGRIILFIEDEITVRNIGGEYLRDLNFEVLLAKDIKEAQRIYDEHRKEISVIISDLMLPDGNGFEFIKELKPKCPVIFCTGYINQLDIKTEIKNLGYHFIQKPYSEKDLVAILSTSLQL comes from the coding sequence GTGATTGACCATTTTCTGCCTATTGTCAACATAATTGTTATATGTCTGTCTTTTTTCCTAGCTGCCCTACTAATCGACGTTAAGAGATTTGTGGGAAAGGATGCCTTCCAATATAAGGGAAGGCTTTTTTTTATTAGCCTAGTTTCTTACGGCGTTATTAAAGCCATTAGATTATTTGCTCCATATTGTCCTCCATCACAAACATATTTTTCCATTAGCGCTGTGTTGCCTGCAGTAATTGCTATGCTCCATCTCTTATTAAGGAAAAGAGCTCCTGTTATTTATAAGACATTGATTTTTATAGCTATAATACTTCCTCTTATAAATATTGTCCGTAATTTGCCCTCAGTTACTTTTCTATCGTTGTTCATTATTAGTGGAACATGGTTTTTCTTCAGTGATCAGCGCAAATACGCAAAGCAGAGACGGGTCTCACAGGTTTTGGCCGCAACCGGGGCAATCCTACTGTTATTACTTGGAGCCGAATTTTTATTCTCTGATTTTGCGCCTAGATTTACAGGAGTTCTCGTGCTAATAGAGTTAATTATCCTACTATTGAGCTTAATCTTTGTATTCAACTCCCTTTATAGTAAAAACTTAAATATTCAATTCTATACATTTTTGTTTCTAATTTTATTGAGCGGCTTTATTGCCTTTTATTTCATAAATCATTTCACTCTAGATTATAAACGTCAGTACTTAAAAAATTCTAGGTCCGAATTAAAAATATTTAGAGAAAGAATAATAGAGTTTGAAGATAGGTGTTATAAGGAACTCAAACTCCTCGCATCTCATCCAGTTGTAAAAAATGCAATCAGTTTGGGAGAAAAAGGATGGACAGGGCTTTCCTTACTCGAAATGGAACTCGGTGCATCTACTATTTTTATTATGGACAAAACTGGGACCATCATAGCTTCCTCATCAGATTCTTTCATAGGCAAAAATTTGGGATTCAGAAAATACTTTAAAGAGGCCATCAACGGTAAATCAAATATCTATTTTGGTAAAGGAATTACTACTAATAGGGTTGGTGCCTACTTTGCAAGGCCTTTAACAGATAAAACTGGCTCCATTTCTCATGTACTGGTTATGAAAATGCCATTTGAAAATATTATTAAGTCTGGATTTAATGCCTTAGGCGCTATCATGATTAATCGTGATGGCGGAGTTCTATTAGGTCCAGTGGAAATGGTTGATAATACGCTTTTTGACATTGAGCCAGAAAGGCTTGATGCCTTGAGAAAAAGCAAAATATTTGGAAATGCAGCCTTAACTTCTCTCAAATTTAAACGAATTTCACCAGAGCTCTTAATAGATAACAAAGGGAAAAAATATTTTTTTATTACCTTGCCAATAGAACAGGGACAATGGTTCCTGGCTCAATTAGTGCCTTATAAAAAAATTCTTCAAAAAACAGGTAGTCTTGTTGCAGTCTATTTTGTTTTACTATGCAGCTTTGTATTACTTGCTCTAAAATATTTTCACAATAAAGAATGGATCATCCAGCTCGATAAAGAGATTTCCTTGAGGAAACGGGCAGAGGGACTCCAATACCTCCTGACCTCTATAATTGAAAAAGGTAGTGAGGGGGTCATCATAACAGATAAAAATGGAATAATTGAATATACGAATTCAGCTATTTCTAAAATAACAGGGTATTCCAGGGAGGAACTACCAGGGAAAAATATACGTTTATTCAAAAGCGGAATCCATGGTCAGGACTTTTACGTTACCATGGGGGCACAGCTTAAAAAAGGCCATTCATGGCATGGAAGAATGACAAACAAACGAAAGGATGGCACCTTTTATGAAGCTGATGTAACAATATTCCCCATTCTCGATGAAACTAACCAGAAGAAATACGTCTGCATTCAACGAGACGTAACAAATGAAGTTCAACTGGAGAGGCAATTGTTCCAGGCCCAAAAGATGGAGGCAATCGGCACACTTGCAGGTGGTGTTGCCCATGACTTCAACAATCTACTTACAGCACTCCAGGGATATGCTGAGATAGGAATCTTGAAACTTGAACCAGATGCCCCTGTACAAAAGTATTTTAAACAAATCCTTTCAGTTTGTAAAAAGGCGTCGCAACTTGTAAAGCAACTGCTGATCTTCAGCAGACAAGAAGTATCTGAAAAGGTCCGTCTAAACCTAAACACTACAATTGAAGAACTATTTAAGATGCTCAATAGACTCATTGGTGAAAACATCAATATAACGCTTAGGCTTTCTCCTGAACTTCCTGATATTAATGCAGATCCAGTAAATATAGAACAAATCTTAGTAAACCTTGTGGTAAATGCTAGAGATGCCATGCCAGGCGGAGGCGAGATCACAATAGAAACCAGTGTAATTGAGATTGATGATGAGCAGGCACAAAGTATCCCCAATGCTCAAAGCGGCAAATACGTTAGGCTCTCCATAGAGGATACTGGAGAAGGCATTCCTCGGAAAATTGTAGATAAAATTTTTGATCCATTCTTTACTACCAAAGGGCCAGGCAAGGGCACAGGGCTTGGGCTTAGCGTAGTATATAGTATAGTAAAACAACATGGCGGCTGGGTGAACGTATATTCTGAATTGCAAAAGGGCACAGTATTCAAAATCTATTTTCCCATTGCTCAAAATACTCATCAAGAACCAATTGACAAAGCTGAAGAAACCTCAAAGGACATTGATGGACAAGGAAGAATCATACTCTTTATAGAGGATGAAATTACTGTAAGGAATATTGGTGGAGAATATCTAAGGGACCTAAACTTTGAAGTACTTCTTGCAAAAGATATTAAAGAAGCCCAAAGAATCTATGATGAACACCGCAAGGAGATTTCTGTCATTATTTCCGATCTTATGCTTCCAGATGGTAATGGGTTTGAGTTCATCAAGGAACTCAAACCCAAATGTCCTGTTATATTCTGTACCGGCTATATAAATCAGTTGGATATCAAAACAGAGATCAAAAATCTAGGCTACCATTTCATCCAAAAACCTTATAGCGAAAAGGACCTGGTAGCCATTCTTTCCACATCACTCCAACTATAG
- the ilvC gene encoding ketol-acid reductoisomerase has protein sequence MKIYYEKDAPIDAIKDETIAIIGYGSQGHAHAQNLRDSGLKVIVGQRPGSPNYDLAVKHGFEPVSAEEAAKAADIIMVLVPDHVQASVYENAIAPHLTKGKMLMFSHGFNIHFGQIQPPEDVDVTMVAPKGPGHLVRYEYERGAGVPSLVAIERDATGRALSRALGYATGIGASRAGVIETTFKEETETDLFGEQCVLCGGVSELIKAGFETLVEAGYQPEIAYFECCHELKLIVDLIYEGGLARMRYSISDTAEYGDYTRGKRIITEETKKEMKKILSEIQTGEFAKEWMMENKVNRPVFNALRRINKEHKIEEVGEKLRSMMSWLKKKD, from the coding sequence ATGAAAATTTATTATGAGAAGGATGCTCCAATAGACGCAATAAAGGATGAGACTATAGCTATAATTGGTTATGGCAGTCAGGGCCATGCCCATGCACAGAACCTCAGAGACAGTGGATTAAAGGTAATTGTTGGTCAAAGGCCTGGTTCTCCCAATTATGACCTGGCAGTAAAACATGGTTTTGAGCCTGTGAGTGCAGAGGAGGCTGCTAAGGCAGCAGATATTATTATGGTGCTCGTACCGGATCACGTACAGGCATCTGTCTACGAGAACGCGATAGCCCCACATCTTACTAAGGGCAAGATGTTGATGTTCTCTCATGGTTTCAATATCCACTTTGGTCAAATTCAGCCTCCTGAAGACGTCGATGTGACCATGGTTGCACCAAAAGGCCCAGGACACCTAGTTAGGTATGAATATGAACGCGGGGCAGGAGTTCCCAGCCTTGTGGCAATAGAGAGAGATGCCACAGGTCGAGCCCTTAGCCGTGCACTCGGCTATGCTACTGGGATCGGAGCGTCTAGGGCAGGAGTTATTGAGACTACATTTAAAGAAGAAACCGAGACAGACCTCTTTGGAGAACAGTGTGTTCTCTGCGGTGGGGTAAGTGAGCTCATCAAAGCAGGGTTTGAGACCCTTGTTGAGGCAGGATATCAACCTGAGATAGCATATTTTGAATGTTGTCATGAGTTGAAGCTCATAGTGGATCTCATATATGAAGGCGGACTCGCCCGTATGCGTTATTCCATCAGTGATACTGCAGAATATGGCGACTACACTAGAGGCAAGCGCATAATTACAGAAGAGACCAAAAAGGAAATGAAAAAGATACTCTCCGAGATCCAGACTGGAGAGTTTGCAAAGGAATGGATGATGGAAAATAAGGTGAATAGGCCTGTCTTTAATGCCCTTAGGCGAATTAATAAAGAGCATAAGATTGAAGAGGTAGGTGAGAAGCTGAGAAGCATGATGAGTTGGCTAAAAAAGAAGGATTAA
- the pssA gene encoding CDP-diacylglycerol--serine O-phosphatidyltransferase, translating to MGVLKEHRQKGLTLLPNFLTTLSLFCGFYGMVSAIKGDFIISAWAIIGAACFDGLDGRVARLTRTTSKFGVEYDSLSDLVAFGVAPGILAYLWGLQGFGRLGWLAAFLYVATTALRLARFNAISHSGTGQSRYFLGLPCPSAAGIVSTAVLFSHHLGIEGQFSHVTFLTLVYILSFLMISNVRYYSFKDVKWFEAHPFSSIVTLILFLMVVATEPRVTLFILGILYGISGPMAIIYRSIFATKAKVKEDEEHYNI from the coding sequence ATGGGTGTTTTAAAAGAACACAGACAAAAGGGGTTGACTCTTCTTCCCAATTTCTTGACTACTTTAAGTCTATTCTGTGGATTCTATGGAATGGTTTCAGCCATAAAGGGGGATTTTATCATCTCTGCCTGGGCAATAATAGGAGCTGCATGTTTTGACGGGCTTGATGGTCGTGTTGCCAGGCTCACACGTACTACAAGTAAGTTTGGAGTGGAATACGATTCCCTTTCTGATCTCGTTGCCTTTGGTGTTGCACCAGGCATCCTTGCATATCTGTGGGGCCTACAGGGATTTGGAAGGCTTGGATGGTTAGCAGCCTTTTTGTATGTGGCTACCACTGCATTGAGACTTGCAAGATTCAATGCAATTAGCCATTCTGGGACAGGCCAATCTCGTTATTTTTTGGGTCTTCCTTGCCCCTCTGCTGCAGGTATAGTGTCGACTGCAGTACTATTTAGTCACCATTTGGGAATAGAGGGACAGTTTAGTCATGTCACATTCCTTACACTGGTCTATATTTTGTCGTTCCTTATGATAAGTAATGTTAGATATTATAGTTTTAAGGATGTAAAGTGGTTTGAGGCTCATCCATTTTCGAGCATTGTCACACTTATTCTGTTTCTTATGGTAGTCGCTACAGAGCCCAGGGTGACCCTCTTTATTTTGGGTATCCTTTATGGTATTTCTGGGCCCATGGCTATTATTTATAGAAGCATTTTTGCAACTAAGGCCAAGGTGAAGGAAGATGAAGAACATTATAATATTTGA